The nucleotide sequence GGAAATCCCCAAAGAGTTAGCCGAAGCTGAAATTGAGGAAATCATCGGCAGTTTTGTGGCTGCCATCAGCCGGGCCAGGGCCGCCGGGTTTGACGGTGTGCAACTCCACGCCGCGCACGGTTATCTCCTGTCCGAATTCTTGTCGCCGTATATGAACAGGCGCGCCGACAAATGGGGCGGCAGTCTTGAGAATCGTTTCAGGATTATTTGGGAAATTTTTGACCGGGCAAAGGCGGCGACCGGGGATTACCCCCTCATTATCAAGATTAATGCTTATGACGGCCGGAAAAACGGCATGCGGCTGGAAGAAGCGGTGAAAATTGCCGAGAAACTCCAGGATTGCGGCTGTGCGGCCATTGAGGTTTCCTGCGGCGTCAGAGAAGATAACTTTTTAACCATGAAAAATGCAAGCAATCCGGTGGAGGCGGTTTTTAACTACAGTTTCAAGTGTAAAAACATCCCTGCCCTCTTAAAACCCATCCTCAAACGCTCCCTGCGAAAGCGCTTTGCGCCGACGCCGCCCATTCGGCTATACAATGTGCCTGCGGCCCAAACCATTAAAACAGCAGTTTCCCTGCCGGTGATTGTGGTTGGTGGTATCAGGACCTTAGACGAGATTCAGGATATTATAAGCAACCACAAAGCCGATCTGGTCTCGCTCAGCCGGCCTTTCATCTTGGAACCAACCCTGGTTCAAAAATTCAAAAGCGGCAAACAAACTGAAGCAAAATGCATTTCATGCTGCCATTGCGCTTTAGGGATAGAAGAGGAGCCGCTGCGTTGTTATTATGGCCGGTTAGACGTTACCCACCGCCAAGCATAAAAATTTCGACATAGCGCTTGGCATTTGGCGCGTGACCCTATTTTATACAAGATGTTTATACCTTTTTTATTCTGAAGAATAAGGAAATCGAAATGTCTCAATTAAATTTAGATCAACCCAACCACAAAGTCGCGGACCCACAATGGAAAGAACTCTACAGGATAGGCGGCATTGTTGCTGTAGCGACTGTAATTTTGATCCTGCTGGTAATTGTCACCTTTCCTATTTGGCCGTATTTGCCGGGAACCACTTCGGTTGAAAATATCTTTGCGGCCATTCAAGCTAACAGGCTGGGTGGGCTTCTTTCACTTGATTTCATTCTCCTGATAAACAATCTCATCGGCGTGCTTCTCTTCCTGGCTTTGTACGTTTCGCTCAAACAAGTGAATGAATCCTATGCATTAATTGCTTTGGTTCTTGGTTTATTGGCTGTTGGATTAATTGTCCCTGCCAGGCCCATCTTTGAGTTGGTATCCTTGAGCGATCTATATGCCACAGCGATAACCGATGTAGCTAAAGACCACTATCTTGCGGGGGGGGAAGCAATGCTGGCCTACTTTGATGGCACTGCTTATAAAGTAAACACTTTCCTCGGTGGATTATCTCTTTTGATTAGCTCGCTCCTGATGCTTAGAAGCAATATCTTTAGCAAAGCAACGGCCTATGTAGGCATTGTTACTAATCTGGCTGTCTGTGGTTTCTTGCTGCCAGGTATTGGGATCGCCCTCCTGACCTTATCGGTGCCAGGGTACTTAATATGGAACATTCAACTGGCGCGAAGTTTTTTTAAAATGGCTAAAAAAGGAGACGTAGAATGGCAATAAAGCACAAGTGGACAACTGAGGACATGCCTGACCTGGCAGGCAGCGTTGCGCTGGTCACCGGCGGCAATAGCGGGCTAGGTTTTGAGACGGTGAAGGCGCTGGCGGGCAAACATGCCCACGTGATACTGGCGTGTCGTGACACAGCAAAGGGCAATGCTGCCCAAGATCAAATTTGTCAACAACTGCCAGATGCCTCGCTTGAGGTGATGCCACTCGATTTGGCCAGTCTGGCTTCGGTTCGGCAGTTTGCGGAAGCGTTCAGATTGAAACACAATCGGTTACGTATCCTGATCAACAATGCCGGGGTAATGGCCACGCCATACCGGACCACCGCCGATGGGTTTGAACTACAGTTTGGCACAAACCATCTGGGACACTTTGCCTTAACGGGTTTACTCTTAGATGTGTTGTTAAAGACGCCAAATAGCCGCGTTGTTGCTGTTTCCAGTGTGGCTGAGCAAATGGGCCGGATAAACTTTGACGACCTGATGAGCGAGAAGTTCTATGAGCGCTGGATAGCCTACAGCCAGAGCAAACTGGCAAACGTGCTGTTTGCTTATGAGCTACAGCGTAAATTGAATGTAGTCAGCGCGTCCACAATTAGCCTGGCGGTTCACCCGGGTGTTGCGGCCACCAATCTGCGGACAAAACTCATGACGCGGGAAACCCCTCTTTTGCACCGGATACAGGGCTACTTTTGGGAAGCTTTAAAACAGGGCGTTGAAATGGGCGCTCTACCCCAACTTTACGCGGCCACTGCACCCAACGTGAAGGGAGGTGAATTCTATGCCCCCGGTGGTTTTTTGCAGCGAGCCGGTTACCCCAAAAAGGTCCGTTCCTCACGCCGGTCTTACGATGAGACTCTGGCCGGGCAACTGTGGGCAGTGTCGGAGGAACTGACCGGGGTTGAGTATAAGGTTAACCCAATCAACCAGCCAAAATGAAGAGGAACAAT is from Anaerolineae bacterium and encodes:
- a CDS encoding NADH:flavin oxidoreductase, coding for MAPDIFQAYHLAGVKLNNRILRSATHEGLGDETGLPLPQLTKKYVSLAKGGVGAIITGEMIVQGNGGSSYYGDLKIDRDESIESYRKLVEAVHAYQTPIFAQLTHCGRQTRSKVTGQKPVAPSAIRDKHYNEEIPKELAEAEIEEIIGSFVAAISRARAAGFDGVQLHAAHGYLLSEFLSPYMNRRADKWGGSLENRFRIIWEIFDRAKAATGDYPLIIKINAYDGRKNGMRLEEAVKIAEKLQDCGCAAIEVSCGVREDNFLTMKNASNPVEAVFNYSFKCKNIPALLKPILKRSLRKRFAPTPPIRLYNVPAAQTIKTAVSLPVIVVGGIRTLDEIQDIISNHKADLVSLSRPFILEPTLVQKFKSGKQTEAKCISCCHCALGIEEEPLRCYYGRLDVTHRQA
- a CDS encoding DUF4386 family protein, encoding MSQLNLDQPNHKVADPQWKELYRIGGIVAVATVILILLVIVTFPIWPYLPGTTSVENIFAAIQANRLGGLLSLDFILLINNLIGVLLFLALYVSLKQVNESYALIALVLGLLAVGLIVPARPIFELVSLSDLYATAITDVAKDHYLAGGEAMLAYFDGTAYKVNTFLGGLSLLISSLLMLRSNIFSKATAYVGIVTNLAVCGFLLPGIGIALLTLSVPGYLIWNIQLARSFFKMAKKGDVEWQ
- a CDS encoding SDR family oxidoreductase; protein product: MAIKHKWTTEDMPDLAGSVALVTGGNSGLGFETVKALAGKHAHVILACRDTAKGNAAQDQICQQLPDASLEVMPLDLASLASVRQFAEAFRLKHNRLRILINNAGVMATPYRTTADGFELQFGTNHLGHFALTGLLLDVLLKTPNSRVVAVSSVAEQMGRINFDDLMSEKFYERWIAYSQSKLANVLFAYELQRKLNVVSASTISLAVHPGVAATNLRTKLMTRETPLLHRIQGYFWEALKQGVEMGALPQLYAATAPNVKGGEFYAPGGFLQRAGYPKKVRSSRRSYDETLAGQLWAVSEELTGVEYKVNPINQPK